A genomic region of Bernardetia sp. ABR2-2B contains the following coding sequences:
- the secDF gene encoding protein translocase subunit SecDF: MQNRGFIIFLAILFAVLCLFSLSFTLQSRSVESDAVTYAAQNAQGDSELEAQLKKQYLDSMWSQPVYPVFDFTYQEVKEKELNLGLDLQGGMHVTLEVSPIDILKALSNESQNENFQAALAEANKQQASSQDRYVELFFDAYKEKAGEDKLKDVFATSANSGKINFRSSDKEVEDFIRTEVDGSVQRAFEIIRTRVDKFGVTQPNVQLIEGTSRIQVELPGVNNAERVRDLLQGVAKLEFWEVYQPQEYQDVLTQINNFWVENRMEKVETANTDDLMSPDTTQTEAQDDLFVNTDTDSTDIAANDSSATDDLLADTTQNQQVSPLFEKLTPLSQNYFTLTYEALDTSSINKILNDPMVKSIIPKDMKFFWGVKPDAENEGKSFYTLHVIKTAAGGKSPMTGDVVTDARQDINPNGQVEVSLAMNGEGARLWKDLTGKNVGRQIAIVLDDYVYSAPNVNEEIGGGRSSISGNFTVEEAKDLANILKAGKLPAPTRIVEEAVVGPSLGEAAQMQGILSILVGLGLVVLFMIIYYAKAGIVANVALIANIFFIFGLLAQLGAALTLPGIAGIVLTIGMSVDANVLIFERIREELALGKGLMAAIEDGFQRALITIIDANVTTLITSVVLYVLGAGPIKGFAVTLMIGIVCSFFTAVYISRLIIYWMSRKGDESNMSFSMPFTKNMLANTNINFLGKRMIGYIVSGVVLVVGAAVFFTNGLNMGVDFTGGRSYVVAFSSDVTPSQIESSIEDKLQTSVEVKSYDGNDKVKITTSYRSDEESTDVDKQVQSEIMASLGEKYVALNPEVVSTSKVGATIADDIADSARTAVIVALILMFGYISVRFSNWRFGVGAVAALTHDSLIVISLFSIAYLLGFAVEIDQVFIAAILTVIGYSLNDTVVVFDRIREALQEREGDEDLQTTINGAVNNTLSRTLITSVTTLLVVLILFIFGGEALKGFSFALLIGVIVGTYSSVFVATPLVLDLYSKNAIENEREMIARKKEKYAQQYSDQQEMAEYRKAMEEEENNPQTQQEAQPLRRPKKPKKY, translated from the coding sequence ATGCAAAATAGAGGTTTTATTATATTCCTAGCTATTCTCTTTGCAGTATTGTGTTTGTTTTCATTATCATTCACACTACAATCACGCAGCGTAGAAAGCGACGCAGTTACTTATGCAGCACAAAATGCACAAGGCGACTCAGAACTAGAAGCACAACTCAAGAAACAGTATTTAGACTCTATGTGGTCACAGCCTGTTTATCCAGTTTTTGATTTTACCTATCAAGAAGTAAAAGAAAAAGAACTTAATCTTGGGCTTGACCTTCAAGGTGGTATGCACGTAACACTTGAAGTATCTCCAATAGATATTTTGAAAGCACTTTCTAATGAAAGTCAGAATGAAAACTTTCAAGCTGCACTTGCAGAAGCAAACAAACAACAGGCTTCTAGCCAAGACCGTTATGTAGAGCTTTTCTTTGATGCCTATAAAGAAAAAGCTGGTGAAGATAAATTAAAAGATGTCTTTGCTACTTCTGCAAATAGTGGAAAAATCAATTTCCGTTCTTCTGATAAAGAAGTAGAAGATTTTATTCGTACAGAGGTTGATGGTTCTGTTCAGAGAGCTTTCGAAATTATTCGTACTCGTGTTGATAAATTCGGTGTAACTCAACCAAACGTTCAGCTTATTGAAGGAACTAGCCGTATTCAAGTAGAATTACCAGGGGTAAATAACGCAGAACGTGTTCGTGATTTATTACAAGGCGTTGCAAAACTAGAGTTTTGGGAGGTTTATCAGCCACAAGAATATCAAGATGTTCTTACTCAAATCAATAACTTTTGGGTAGAAAATCGTATGGAAAAAGTAGAAACTGCAAATACAGATGATTTGATGTCTCCTGACACTACACAAACTGAAGCACAAGATGATTTATTTGTAAATACGGATACAGATTCTACAGATATTGCAGCAAATGATTCTTCTGCAACAGATGATTTATTGGCAGATACAACTCAAAACCAACAAGTTTCTCCTCTTTTTGAAAAACTTACTCCTCTTAGTCAGAACTATTTTACATTGACGTATGAAGCATTAGATACTTCTTCTATCAATAAAATATTGAATGACCCAATGGTAAAAAGTATCATTCCTAAAGACATGAAATTCTTTTGGGGTGTAAAACCAGATGCAGAAAATGAAGGGAAATCATTTTATACGCTTCACGTTATAAAAACAGCAGCAGGTGGAAAATCTCCAATGACAGGAGACGTAGTTACAGATGCTCGTCAAGACATCAATCCAAACGGACAAGTAGAAGTTTCTTTGGCTATGAATGGAGAAGGCGCACGTCTTTGGAAAGACCTTACAGGAAAAAATGTAGGTCGTCAGATTGCTATCGTTCTTGATGATTATGTATATTCAGCACCTAATGTAAATGAAGAAATTGGTGGTGGTCGTTCTTCTATTTCTGGTAACTTCACAGTAGAAGAAGCAAAAGATTTAGCAAATATCTTAAAGGCTGGTAAACTTCCTGCTCCTACACGTATTGTAGAAGAAGCAGTAGTAGGTCCTTCTTTGGGTGAAGCAGCTCAAATGCAAGGTATTTTGTCTATCCTTGTTGGATTAGGCTTAGTAGTCTTGTTTATGATTATTTATTATGCAAAAGCTGGTATTGTAGCAAACGTAGCACTTATTGCGAATATCTTCTTTATTTTCGGACTTTTAGCACAGCTTGGTGCAGCTCTTACGCTTCCAGGGATTGCAGGTATCGTTCTTACAATTGGTATGTCAGTTGATGCAAACGTTCTGATTTTTGAAAGAATTAGAGAGGAACTAGCACTAGGTAAAGGCTTGATGGCTGCTATTGAAGATGGTTTCCAACGAGCTTTGATTACTATTATTGATGCCAACGTAACTACGCTTATTACTTCGGTTGTACTTTACGTATTGGGCGCAGGTCCGATTAAAGGTTTTGCAGTTACTTTGATGATTGGTATTGTTTGTTCATTCTTTACTGCCGTTTATATCAGTCGTTTGATTATCTATTGGATGAGTCGTAAAGGAGATGAGAGCAATATGTCTTTCTCTATGCCATTCACTAAAAATATGTTGGCTAACACCAATATCAATTTTCTAGGTAAACGTATGATTGGTTATATTGTCTCTGGTGTTGTACTTGTTGTTGGAGCTGCTGTTTTCTTTACAAATGGCTTGAATATGGGTGTTGATTTTACAGGTGGACGTTCGTATGTAGTTGCATTTTCATCTGATGTAACTCCTTCACAAATTGAATCTAGCATTGAAGACAAACTTCAGACAAGTGTAGAAGTAAAAAGTTATGATGGAAATGATAAAGTAAAAATCACGACAAGTTATCGTTCAGACGAAGAATCTACAGATGTAGATAAGCAGGTTCAGAGTGAAATTATGGCTAGTTTGGGAGAAAAATATGTAGCTCTCAATCCAGAAGTAGTAAGCACTTCGAAAGTAGGTGCAACTATCGCTGATGATATTGCAGACTCAGCTCGTACGGCTGTAATTGTAGCTCTTATTTTGATGTTTGGTTATATTTCTGTTCGTTTTAGCAACTGGCGTTTTGGTGTTGGAGCTGTTGCAGCACTTACACATGATAGTTTGATTGTAATATCTCTTTTTTCAATTGCTTATCTTTTAGGATTTGCTGTTGAGATTGATCAAGTATTTATTGCTGCCATTCTTACCGTAATTGGTTATTCATTGAATGATACTGTGGTTGTTTTTGACCGTATTCGTGAAGCTCTTCAAGAAAGAGAAGGAGATGAAGACTTACAAACGACAATCAATGGTGCTGTAAATAATACACTTAGCAGAACACTAATCACTTCGGTTACTACACTTCTAGTAGTCTTGATTTTGTTTATATTTGGTGGAGAGGCTCTTAAAGGATTCTCTTTTGCACTTCTTATCGGTGTTATTGTAGGTACTTATTCTTCGGTTTTTGTAGCAACTCCTTTAGTATTGGATTTATACTCTAAGAATGCTATCGAAAACGAACGTGAAATGATAGCAAGAAAGAAAGAAAAATATGCTCAACAATATTCTGACCAGCAAGAAATGGCTGAATATAGGAAAGCAATGGAAGAGGAAGAAAATAATCCTCAAACGCAACAAGAAGCGCAACCTCTTCGCAGACCTAAAAAACCTAAGAAATACTAA
- a CDS encoding acyltransferase, which translates to MAKISRYPNLDLLRALAVAFVVFYHCCNMLGVSPWLWKWSEIVGVSGIDLFCVLSGFLIGSLYWHEQKKYGDVQIWRFIGRRGYRTIPIYYIFVFIAYLGVYFIRGEKFSWQHLVFLQNYQESISFYAISWSLCVEEHFYLVMPFLTLLLLKIPRKISSFLIILLVLTPLFARIFSYPPSTPIAGFGYYFTATHFRYEGLLIGVVISYIISHKKTFFDFLIPYAYLIYALTFILVSLFYFIDNTYKYYFSITLNSYMYALSLIVAIRSNPMRIAKSNFVYKVAVSSYSTYLVHSFVLQFYVYIFEKIGFDFIWLEIPIAFVTSFVVGYAIYNILEKPIIKLRNKHVPAR; encoded by the coding sequence ATGGCAAAAATATCTCGTTACCCCAATTTAGATTTACTTAGAGCGTTGGCTGTCGCTTTTGTAGTTTTTTATCATTGTTGTAATATGTTAGGTGTATCACCTTGGTTATGGAAATGGAGTGAGATAGTGGGAGTAAGTGGAATAGATTTATTTTGTGTATTGAGTGGTTTTTTGATAGGTAGTCTTTATTGGCACGAACAAAAAAAATATGGAGACGTACAAATTTGGAGATTTATCGGACGAAGAGGATACAGAACTATTCCCATTTATTATATATTTGTTTTTATAGCCTATTTAGGTGTTTATTTCATTCGTGGAGAAAAATTTTCTTGGCAACATTTAGTTTTTCTACAAAACTATCAAGAAAGCATCTCATTTTATGCCATTAGTTGGAGTTTGTGTGTAGAAGAACACTTTTATCTTGTTATGCCTTTTTTGACTTTACTGCTTCTCAAAATCCCTCGTAAAATTTCTTCTTTTTTAATTATTTTGTTAGTATTAACTCCTCTTTTTGCTAGGATTTTTTCTTACCCTCCTAGCACACCTATTGCAGGGTTTGGGTATTACTTTACAGCTACTCATTTTAGATATGAAGGTTTACTTATTGGGGTCGTAATTTCCTATATAATTTCTCATAAAAAAACATTTTTCGACTTCCTAATACCTTATGCTTACCTCATTTATGCGCTTACCTTTATATTAGTTTCTCTCTTCTATTTTATAGATAATACCTACAAATATTATTTTTCAATAACCTTGAATTCTTATATGTATGCCTTATCATTGATTGTAGCAATACGTAGCAACCCAATGCGTATTGCTAAAAGTAATTTTGTTTATAAAGTTGCCGTTTCTTCATACAGCACTTATCTTGTGCATTCTTTTGTTCTTCAATTTTATGTGTATATATTTGAAAAAATAGGGTTTGATTTTATTTGGTTAGAAATACCTATTGCCTTTGTTACTTCATTTGTAGTGGGTTATGCTATCTATAACATTTTAGAAAAACCAATTATAAAACTCCGAAACAAACATGTTCCTGCAAGATAA